A genomic window from Lepisosteus oculatus isolate fLepOcu1 chromosome 27, fLepOcu1.hap2, whole genome shotgun sequence includes:
- the LOC107080067 gene encoding free fatty acid receptor 3-like, translating to MDLLALAVYIVTFLTGLPSNVLALYAFSLKVRLKPLPIDILLINLTVSDLIFLLFLPFKMAEAFYDQQWVLPNFLCSLSAFIFFSTIYISTLFLTAVSVDRYLGVAYPFTYKKKRHPLYVIMVCIFIWIFSSAHCSIVYITEHFRPENASDNYSLCYDDFTEEQLAILLPVRIELCVVLFFIPLIISAFCYLNFIHILNTLANINHKKKQRAIGLALGTLLVFILCFLPYNITHIVGYIHRKSPKWRRFVLLLSTFNACLDPIIFYFSSSAFQETFKKFFFIQLIRRK from the coding sequence ATGGATTTGCTAGCGCTGGCTGTTTACATTGTAACCTTCCTTACAGGACTGCCATCAAATGTGCTGGCGCTGTATGCCTTCAGCTTGAAGGTGCGACTCAAACCCCTTCCTATCGACATCCTCTTGATCAACCTGACAGTCTCAGACCTCATCTTCCTGCTCTTTCTGCCCTTCAAAATGGCCGAAGCCTTCTATGACCAGCAGTGGGTCCTGCCCAACTTCCTCTGTTCCCTGAGCGCGTTTATCTTCTTCTCAACCATCTACATAAGCACTCTCTTTCTGACAGCAGTGAGTGTTGACAGGTACCTTGGAGTGGCCTACCCCTTCACGTACAAGAAGAAACGTCACCCGCTGTATGTCATCATGGTCTGCATCTTCATCTGGATCTTCTCCTCTGCCCACTGCAGCATTGTCTACATAACAGAGCACTTCCGACCAGAGAACGCATCTGATAATTACTCATTGTGCTACGATGACTTCACAGAGGAACAGCTGGCCATACTTCTCCCTGTTCGTATCGAGTTGTGCGTTGTCCTCTTCTTCATCCCCCTTATAATCTCAGCCTTCTGCTATTTGAATTTCATCCACATCCTCAACACCCTGGCCAACATCAACCATAAAAAGAAACAGAGAGCTATTGGCCTGGCCTTGGGAACTCTACTCGTGTTCATCCTCTGTTTTCTCCCCTACAACATCACTCATATAGTAGGTTACATCCATAGGAAAAGCCCCAAGTGGCGTAGGTTTGTGCTCCTTCTCAGCACATTCAATGCTTGCTTGGATCCCATCATCTTCTACTTCTCTTCTTCTGCTTTCCAAGAAACcttcaaaaagtttttttttattcaactgATAAGAAGGAAATAG
- the lim2.5 gene encoding lens intrinsic membrane protein 2.5: MYSFMGGGLFCAIVGNILLVVSTATDYWMQYRLSGAFAHQGLWRYCMSGKCYMQTDSIAYWNATRAFMILSAMSCFAGIIAGILSFAHFSAFERFNRSFAAGIMFFVSTLFVLLAMAIYTGVTVNFLGKRFGDWRFSWSYILGWVALLMTFFAGIFYMCAYRMHECRRVAGPR; this comes from the exons ATGTACAGCTTCATGGGAGGTGGCTTGTTTTGTGCGATAGTTGGAAACATCCTCCTGGTGGTTTCCACGGCAACGGACTACTGGATGCAATACCGCCTGTCTGGGGCTTTTGCCCATCAGGGGCTGTGGAGATACTGCATGTCCGGGAAGTGCTACATGCAGACTGACAGTATTG CCTACTGGAATGCTACAAGGGCCTTCATGATACTCTCCGCCATGTCCTGCTTTGCTGGAATAATTGCTGGGATCCTGTCCTTTGCTCACTTCTCCGCCTTTGAGAGGTTCAACAGGTCCTTTGCAGCTGGGATCATGTTTTTTGTCTCCA CTCTTTTTGTGCTCCTGGCTATGGCAATTTACACTGGGGTGACGGTCAATTTCCTTGGGAAACGCTTTGGTGACTGGAGATTCTCCTGGTCGTATATACTGGGTTGGGTTGCTCTTCTTATGACATTCTTTGCAG GTATATTCTATATGTGTGCCTACAGAATGCACGAGTGCAGAAGAGTTGCTGGACCACGTTGA